In one Rhodopirellula halodulae genomic region, the following are encoded:
- a CDS encoding type II secretion system protein: MNARSNPPLPSRLAPTSRSAFTLVEILVAISIIGILSAILIPAVTNAIRRARVTNLRLEVTALEQALEQYSQKHGEYPPDFSSWAVVQRHYRKAFPRMSTNDTTLLYNLLHNSSGVYQAAQLDRSEVLAWTLGGYSDDVQRPFTGPGGPLAWSGDGTNTYGDSAVTDTDRQDPANFQVNIDRPNAFMDFDPARLDYNEVNAGAALAGANRRMSSDGDHFLAYLTASDGAPYVYFDSRTYSLYDAAQSDFNGYGSTTFGYVRPYLTTNPNTNTSGANYASTADALAGWQFVNPNTFQIVCAGLDNNFGAYASHTISSNTYPLYYQYPTGNAIVPRPGVATPADLFVSGATKYQESEFGNNEQYPADNITNFSGGAVVDDLP, encoded by the coding sequence ATGAACGCTCGATCCAACCCTCCGCTGCCAAGCCGCCTGGCACCGACCTCCCGCTCCGCCTTCACGCTGGTGGAGATTTTGGTCGCGATCAGCATCATTGGCATTCTCTCTGCGATTCTGATTCCTGCCGTTACCAATGCCATTCGTCGCGCTCGAGTGACAAACCTACGTTTGGAAGTCACGGCACTTGAGCAAGCGTTGGAGCAGTATTCGCAAAAACACGGGGAGTACCCACCTGATTTCTCAAGCTGGGCAGTGGTGCAGCGTCACTACCGAAAAGCGTTCCCGCGTATGTCCACGAACGACACGACTTTGCTTTACAACCTGCTTCACAACAGTTCCGGTGTCTATCAAGCGGCTCAGTTGGATCGCAGTGAGGTTTTAGCTTGGACGCTTGGTGGCTACAGCGATGACGTGCAGCGGCCATTCACTGGTCCCGGTGGGCCTTTGGCTTGGAGCGGGGACGGCACGAACACATACGGCGACTCAGCAGTCACTGATACTGACCGACAAGACCCAGCCAACTTTCAGGTCAATATTGATCGCCCGAATGCATTCATGGACTTCGATCCAGCGCGGCTTGACTACAACGAGGTGAATGCGGGGGCAGCGCTTGCTGGTGCAAACCGACGTATGTCGAGTGACGGAGATCACTTTTTGGCCTATCTGACTGCTTCAGATGGTGCTCCTTATGTCTACTTCGATTCGCGGACTTATTCGCTGTACGATGCCGCTCAATCGGACTTCAATGGCTACGGATCAACCACTTTTGGCTACGTTCGCCCGTATCTGACAACGAATCCAAATACCAATACGTCAGGTGCGAACTACGCCAGCACCGCTGATGCTCTTGCTGGGTGGCAGTTCGTAAACCCTAACACGTTCCAGATTGTCTGTGCCGGCCTCGATAACAACTTTGGGGCATACGCTTCGCACACCATCAGCAGTAATACCTACCCGCTTTATTACCAGTATCCAACTGGCAATGCGATCGTTCCTCGTCCGGGTGTCGCAACTCCCGCCGACTTGTTTGTCAGTGGTGCTACCAAATACCAAGAGTCGGAGTTCGGTAACAACGAGCAGTATCCGGCCGACAATATCACCAACTTCAGTGGCGGCGCGGTGGTAGATGATCTTCCCTGA
- a CDS encoding GspE/PulE family protein produces MSRTMQDFTDLLLQQGVISLDQLSEAEEVAKNTDADIGDVLIKMEYATPEEVGMAVAKYHKIPFVDLRSERISETVIELVPESVARENTVLPFKEEDGALTILIADPFDLETVEKLRFILNRKIETALAPKEAINGAINQYYGQVEGESADSMLQEFTDTAIDFTETESDSGGGTEETVDDNSAPVIRLVNLMIAEAVQLRASDIHVEPFEDRVRIRYRIDGRCVEREAAPRRMLSAIIARIKILSKIDISEKRRPTDGRIKITVGDKQLDLRVSIIPTNHGQSCVMRLLDKDNIKVGTRQLGLSERDFRNFNSLIRRPNGIVLVTGPTGSGKTTTLYASLNALNRPDRKIITAEDPVEYYLPGINQVEVKHNIGLDFARIIRAMLRQAPNIILVGEMRDHETASMGIQASLTGHLVFSTLHTNDAPSAISRMVDIGVPSYMVASSVIAVLAQRLVRTICPRCKVRYQPPQSVIDDSEIPPEMLAQAEFSKGKGCTYCGRSGYRGRIGIYELMLINNKLRELMFKGTTTKTIREEAIKNGMSTLYADGMLKVIRGITTFEEVHRVAKKTEQEALALSHISKELSSL; encoded by the coding sequence ATGAGCCGGACGATGCAAGATTTCACGGATTTGCTGCTCCAACAGGGCGTCATCAGTCTCGATCAATTGTCCGAAGCGGAAGAAGTCGCCAAAAACACCGACGCGGACATCGGCGACGTCCTGATCAAAATGGAATACGCCACGCCCGAAGAAGTCGGGATGGCGGTCGCGAAATACCACAAAATCCCGTTCGTCGACCTCCGCAGCGAGCGAATCAGCGAAACGGTGATCGAATTGGTCCCCGAATCCGTCGCTCGGGAAAACACCGTTTTGCCGTTCAAAGAAGAAGACGGCGCCCTGACGATTCTCATCGCCGACCCCTTTGACCTCGAAACGGTCGAAAAGCTCCGGTTCATTCTGAACCGAAAGATCGAGACCGCCCTGGCACCCAAGGAAGCCATCAACGGGGCAATCAACCAGTACTACGGTCAGGTCGAAGGGGAATCGGCTGACTCGATGCTGCAAGAATTCACCGACACGGCCATCGACTTCACCGAAACCGAGTCGGACTCTGGCGGGGGGACCGAGGAAACGGTGGATGACAATTCCGCCCCCGTGATCCGGTTGGTCAATTTGATGATCGCCGAAGCCGTTCAGTTGCGGGCCAGTGACATTCACGTCGAGCCCTTCGAAGATCGGGTGCGAATTCGTTATCGAATTGACGGCCGTTGCGTGGAGCGGGAAGCAGCCCCCCGGCGGATGCTGTCGGCCATCATCGCTCGGATCAAGATCCTCTCCAAGATCGACATCTCTGAAAAGCGACGCCCCACGGACGGGCGGATCAAGATCACCGTGGGGGACAAGCAGCTCGACCTGCGGGTCAGCATCATCCCCACCAACCACGGCCAGTCCTGCGTGATGCGGTTGTTGGACAAGGACAACATCAAAGTCGGTACCCGGCAGCTTGGTTTGTCAGAACGCGACTTCCGGAACTTCAACTCCCTGATCCGCCGACCCAACGGGATCGTGCTGGTGACCGGCCCCACGGGGTCGGGAAAGACGACGACTCTCTATGCGTCGCTCAACGCATTGAACCGGCCCGACCGAAAGATCATCACGGCGGAAGACCCGGTCGAATACTACTTGCCCGGGATCAACCAAGTCGAAGTGAAGCACAACATTGGGCTCGACTTCGCACGCATCATTCGAGCCATGTTGCGGCAAGCACCCAACATCATTCTCGTCGGGGAAATGCGAGATCACGAGACCGCATCGATGGGAATTCAGGCTTCACTGACTGGACACTTGGTTTTCAGTACCCTACACACGAACGATGCGCCCAGTGCTATATCACGAATGGTGGACATCGGTGTACCATCCTACATGGTGGCGAGTTCCGTGATCGCGGTGCTGGCCCAGCGTCTGGTGCGGACGATTTGCCCCCGGTGCAAGGTCCGGTATCAGCCGCCGCAGAGCGTCATCGACGACTCGGAAATTCCACCGGAGATGCTGGCCCAGGCCGAGTTCAGCAAGGGCAAAGGTTGCACGTACTGCGGTCGTTCCGGCTACCGCGGCCGGATCGGGATCTACGAATTGATGCTGATCAACAACAAGCTTCGCGAATTGATGTTCAAAGGAACAACGACGAAGACGATTCGCGAGGAGGCCATAAAGAACGGCATGTCAACGCTTTACGCCGATGGCATGCTCAAAGTGATCCGGGGGATCACGACGTTCGAAGAGGTGCATCGTGTGGCCAAGAAAACAGAGCAAGAAGCACTCGCGCTCAGCCACATCTCCAAGGAACTGTCGTCGCTGTAA
- a CDS encoding four helix bundle protein has product MASTFEDLEVWKRGCRLSVSVYELLAECRDFGLKDQMQRSAVSIPSNIAEGYERTPKDFIRFLIIAKGSCAELRTQLYIATRIDLISTQQSDQLIDESKQISRMLQGLINNRQQQLANQ; this is encoded by the coding sequence ATGGCGAGCACATTTGAGGATTTGGAGGTTTGGAAACGCGGTTGTCGGCTTTCGGTTTCAGTTTATGAACTGCTCGCCGAATGTCGTGATTTCGGATTGAAGGACCAAATGCAGCGGAGCGCGGTCAGCATCCCTTCGAACATTGCGGAAGGTTACGAACGAACACCAAAAGACTTCATTCGCTTTTTGATCATTGCCAAAGGCTCGTGTGCAGAGCTTCGAACTCAGCTTTACATCGCAACTCGAATCGATCTGATTTCCACTCAACAATCTGACCAGCTCATCGACGAATCAAAGCAAATTTCACGAATGTTGCAGGGGCTAATCAACAACCGGCAGCAGCAACTTGCGAATCAATGA
- a CDS encoding prepilin-type N-terminal cleavage/methylation domain-containing protein, whose protein sequence is MILAAKIQDPWNRVSIRHAVRNGLTLVELLIVMSVFLLVSAIALPTFRNLISDQKVSQTSRTIVAYLDEARSRAIAEGRFVGVRIDRYSNDASVDFRTSAGGRLRQLIGVPPYSGEAANSRVRFNYPTSGATTATLEFSGVDNQLLVLYTDTNSSLYNKKNAPVKTGDWIELPGGRYFQINFTSYDNLTDTVTATIDLNSTRSGTATFPVIHEPLHDSSVKYKIHRAPVISTSQSLVFGRGIVVDMNYSGIGIDGNQFAPQSAVANQSIDIVFGPDGRVEYASSDSIGTRSLPSGMIYLCVGETDGVQPSTPFNSDSRTPANLMNSDSVWIVINPSTGRSVVAPNAAVNSTASMAAALREGRSLASLSDTLDANP, encoded by the coding sequence ATGATACTAGCAGCGAAAATTCAAGACCCCTGGAACAGAGTCAGCATCCGGCATGCGGTCCGCAACGGTTTGACGTTGGTCGAGCTGTTGATTGTGATGAGCGTGTTTTTGTTGGTTTCGGCAATCGCTTTGCCTACATTCCGCAATCTGATCAGCGACCAGAAGGTCAGCCAGACTTCTCGAACCATTGTTGCCTACTTGGACGAGGCGAGGAGTCGTGCAATCGCGGAAGGTCGCTTCGTCGGGGTGCGGATCGATCGATACAGCAACGATGCTTCCGTTGATTTCCGAACATCGGCAGGTGGACGTCTGCGTCAATTGATTGGAGTTCCGCCGTATTCAGGAGAGGCCGCCAACTCTCGTGTCCGATTCAACTATCCAACCTCTGGTGCGACGACAGCGACCTTGGAGTTTTCCGGCGTCGATAACCAACTGCTAGTGTTGTACACGGACACGAATTCGTCGCTCTACAACAAGAAAAACGCACCTGTCAAAACTGGTGATTGGATCGAGCTGCCTGGAGGAAGGTATTTCCAAATCAACTTCACCTCGTACGACAATCTCACGGACACGGTGACAGCCACAATTGATTTAAATTCGACACGTTCTGGAACCGCAACGTTCCCTGTTATCCACGAGCCGCTTCACGACTCATCGGTGAAGTATAAGATTCACCGAGCGCCAGTTATCTCGACAAGTCAAAGTCTTGTCTTTGGTCGCGGCATTGTTGTGGATATGAACTATTCCGGGATCGGGATTGACGGCAATCAGTTTGCTCCACAAAGCGCTGTCGCGAACCAATCCATTGACATTGTTTTTGGACCAGACGGCCGTGTTGAGTATGCGTCTTCCGATTCGATAGGAACTCGATCGCTTCCAAGTGGAATGATCTATCTCTGTGTCGGTGAGACGGATGGGGTCCAGCCTTCCACACCTTTCAACAGCGATTCACGAACACCGGCCAATTTGATGAATTCGGATTCGGTTTGGATCGTGATCAATCCTTCCACGGGACGCTCCGTCGTCGCGCCAAATGCTGCCGTGAATTCGACGGCTTCCATGGCCGCGGCCTTGCGCGAAGGACGTTCACTCGCCAGCCTTTCGGACACACTGGACGCAAACCCATGA
- a CDS encoding type IV pilus twitching motility protein PilT, with protein MATVLIDKLLQAAVKQGVSDIHIVVGQPPVFRLHGRMRKLETKTLEAEDSVALMKSITPERCQRELQETGSTDFGFAFGELARFRVSVFKQRGFISMVLRQIPNDKLTPEQLGLPEAVVKMVHRPRGLFLVTGPTGSGKSTTLASLINLLNETIDHHIITIEDPIEFYHEHKESTINQREVGVDVPSFSEAIRRALRQDPDVILVGELRDLETIEAAISAAETGHVVFGTLHTNSAQGTVNRIIDAFPGNLQDQIRTQLASTLIGVVAQTLLPKIGGGRCAAYEVLNVTPGIANLIRENKTFRINSSMQTGAKFGMQLMDDALFKHWKADRVTVEDVLAKAHRPDDLAKRIVQARQGLGDEPIPIKED; from the coding sequence ATGGCCACCGTGCTGATCGACAAACTGCTGCAAGCTGCTGTGAAGCAAGGCGTTAGCGATATTCATATCGTCGTCGGGCAGCCGCCAGTCTTTCGATTGCACGGTCGAATGCGGAAGCTGGAAACGAAGACGTTGGAAGCCGAAGACAGCGTGGCGTTGATGAAATCGATCACGCCGGAACGTTGTCAGCGTGAACTCCAAGAGACCGGCTCGACCGACTTCGGGTTCGCGTTTGGCGAATTGGCCCGATTCCGGGTTTCGGTCTTCAAGCAGCGTGGCTTCATCTCCATGGTGCTGCGTCAGATCCCCAATGACAAATTGACACCCGAGCAACTCGGGCTTCCCGAGGCTGTCGTCAAAATGGTTCACCGCCCTCGCGGGTTGTTCCTGGTGACGGGACCGACGGGTTCGGGGAAATCGACCACGCTGGCATCGTTGATCAACCTGCTCAACGAGACCATCGACCACCACATCATCACGATCGAAGACCCGATCGAGTTCTATCACGAACACAAAGAATCGACGATCAACCAGCGGGAAGTCGGCGTGGATGTGCCGAGCTTTTCCGAAGCCATTCGTCGTGCGTTGCGGCAAGACCCCGACGTGATTCTGGTCGGCGAGCTTCGCGACCTCGAAACCATTGAAGCCGCGATTAGTGCGGCGGAAACCGGTCACGTCGTGTTTGGAACGTTGCACACGAACAGTGCTCAAGGCACGGTGAACCGGATCATCGACGCGTTCCCGGGCAACTTGCAGGATCAAATTCGGACCCAGTTGGCGTCAACGTTGATCGGCGTGGTGGCACAGACGCTGTTGCCCAAGATCGGCGGCGGTCGTTGTGCCGCTTACGAAGTGCTGAACGTCACGCCGGGGATCGCCAACCTGATCCGCGAAAACAAGACGTTCCGAATCAACTCGTCCATGCAGACCGGTGCCAAGTTTGGCATGCAGTTGATGGACGACGCCCTGTTCAAACACTGGAAAGCCGACCGGGTCACGGTGGAAGACGTGCTTGCCAAAGCTCACCGCCCCGACGACTTGGCCAAGCGAATCGTCCAAGCCCGCCAAGGCCTCGGCGACGAACCCATTCCGATTAAAGAAGACTGA
- a CDS encoding prepilin-type N-terminal cleavage/methylation domain-containing protein, giving the protein MKPGKQTNEGFTLVELMVVMVVMSIMGGMIMVAVQGVTESARSSRTRTIIELLDGIIQEKYDSYKYRTLPVEIPAATYASNAGTTNGDGDVMLSFEVLGTEAARVRLNMIRDLQRMEMPDRYSDFQTAPASIWGAANPVLAKQSTEQIVATRADKSTRRPFSMSWYTSVGGAVPSLVQSYERRVTATATDEYQSAECLYLIISTSYAGGTPAIDAIPTSNIGDIDGDGMFEIHDGWGYPIGFIRWPVGYQDTAGVLDISNPDEFDLFRSDLYYTVATPPAPSSATVLPAVDVNTGTVNAPWALKPLIISPGEDGVFGIAFDPINSSGTALAAYDYTHSDWAWPKNAANMGDEHQGRGSSDYDWVDPYCRRFIADNDPGILNRGSGSYAADTERRLPGEELTGGENEALADNITNFSLQVAQ; this is encoded by the coding sequence ATGAAACCAGGCAAACAAACGAACGAAGGCTTCACGCTCGTCGAGCTGATGGTCGTCATGGTTGTGATGTCCATCATGGGCGGGATGATCATGGTTGCGGTGCAGGGTGTCACTGAAAGTGCCCGGTCGTCACGCACACGTACCATCATTGAACTGCTGGATGGGATCATTCAAGAGAAGTACGACTCTTACAAATACCGAACACTGCCGGTTGAGATTCCTGCAGCAACCTACGCGAGCAACGCGGGGACGACTAATGGGGATGGGGATGTAATGCTTTCGTTTGAGGTGCTTGGGACGGAGGCGGCCAGAGTCCGATTGAACATGATTCGGGATCTGCAACGAATGGAGATGCCCGACCGATACTCAGATTTTCAAACTGCCCCGGCAAGCATTTGGGGCGCAGCCAACCCTGTTCTTGCAAAGCAGTCGACGGAGCAGATCGTGGCTACTCGAGCGGATAAGTCGACACGTCGTCCGTTTTCGATGTCTTGGTACACAAGTGTTGGGGGCGCCGTACCTTCTTTGGTGCAGTCGTATGAACGACGGGTGACTGCTACTGCCACCGACGAATACCAAAGCGCTGAATGTTTGTATTTGATTATCTCGACGTCTTACGCTGGTGGGACGCCAGCGATCGATGCTATCCCGACCAGTAACATTGGTGACATCGATGGCGATGGGATGTTTGAAATTCACGACGGTTGGGGCTATCCCATCGGTTTCATTCGGTGGCCGGTTGGTTATCAAGACACTGCTGGAGTCCTGGATATCTCGAATCCAGATGAGTTCGATCTGTTTCGTTCGGATCTGTATTACACGGTTGCGACGCCTCCCGCCCCATCTTCTGCAACGGTGTTACCGGCTGTTGACGTGAACACGGGAACTGTGAATGCACCATGGGCGTTGAAGCCTTTGATCATTTCTCCGGGAGAAGATGGCGTGTTCGGAATCGCGTTTGATCCGATCAATAGTTCTGGAACCGCATTAGCCGCCTACGATTACACGCACTCCGATTGGGCATGGCCGAAAAATGCGGCAAATATGGGAGACGAGCACCAAGGGAGAGGTTCGTCGGACTACGACTGGGTAGACCCCTACTGTCGGCGGTTCATCGCTGATAATGACCCTGGTATTCTCAATCGCGGGAGCGGGTCTTATGCAGCCGACACTGAACGTCGTTTGCCAGGTGAAGAGTTGACCGGCGGGGAAAACGAAGCTCTTGCTGACAACATCACGAACTTCTCGTTGCAGGTGGCTCAATGA
- a CDS encoding type II secretion system F family protein — MPTYTFEAMDATGQEIRDEIDAANEDEAQTTIRQMGYFVTKIAVKKQSGTAAAAGGGKKRPFAIGGAKTKHVCAFTRQLSILQDAGLPILRSLKILEGNQKPGKLKNALMDVCDEIEGGATLSEAMAKCPKVFSRLYVNMIKAGEAGGALETILNRLADFLESAESLKRKVKGALIYPVIVVLVATLILTFIMLFIVPTFEKMFDEFGLTLPAPTMLLIAMSNYIAGYWFLLIAMPVCGLILVKLMRKFKQGRIGFDMFIIRVPIFGALIEKNILARTTRTLGTLISSGVPILEALNITRETAGNAMFERMFTGVSNQIREGEVISKPLKEYSVLGFHPMTAIFWALFGSFPGIMVMSVALTSKGSKLDKGGMVETLTFMALYMIAGGAVLCVLFYLTKIKGRVVDDLVVNMVDVGEETGELDTMLYKVADTYDEEVRIMTDALTALMEPLMIVFLGVAVGFIVISLFMPLVELISGLT, encoded by the coding sequence ATGCCGACTTATACCTTTGAAGCGATGGACGCGACCGGACAAGAGATCCGGGACGAAATCGATGCGGCCAACGAGGACGAAGCCCAAACCACCATCCGCCAGATGGGCTACTTCGTCACCAAAATCGCGGTCAAGAAACAGTCCGGGACGGCGGCGGCTGCGGGCGGTGGCAAAAAACGTCCGTTCGCGATCGGTGGTGCAAAGACCAAACACGTTTGTGCGTTCACGCGTCAGTTGTCGATCTTGCAAGACGCCGGTCTGCCGATTCTTCGCAGCCTGAAGATTCTGGAAGGCAACCAGAAACCGGGCAAGCTGAAGAACGCCTTGATGGACGTTTGCGACGAGATCGAAGGCGGTGCGACGTTGTCCGAAGCGATGGCGAAGTGCCCGAAAGTCTTCAGCCGGCTGTACGTCAACATGATCAAAGCTGGTGAGGCCGGTGGTGCTCTGGAAACGATTCTCAACCGTTTGGCTGACTTCCTTGAATCCGCCGAATCGCTGAAACGCAAAGTCAAAGGGGCGTTGATCTACCCGGTGATCGTGGTCTTGGTCGCGACGTTGATCCTGACCTTCATCATGTTGTTCATCGTTCCGACGTTCGAAAAGATGTTCGACGAGTTCGGGCTGACCCTGCCCGCACCGACGATGTTGTTGATCGCCATGAGCAACTACATCGCCGGGTACTGGTTCCTGCTGATCGCGATGCCGGTCTGTGGTTTGATCCTGGTCAAGCTGATGAGGAAATTCAAACAGGGGCGGATTGGATTTGACATGTTCATCATCCGAGTACCCATTTTTGGTGCCCTGATCGAAAAGAACATTCTGGCTCGGACCACGCGGACGCTGGGGACACTGATCAGTTCCGGGGTGCCGATTTTGGAAGCCCTGAACATCACGCGGGAGACGGCGGGCAACGCCATGTTCGAGCGCATGTTCACGGGCGTCAGCAATCAAATTCGCGAAGGCGAGGTGATCAGCAAACCGCTCAAGGAATACTCCGTGCTCGGCTTCCACCCGATGACCGCGATCTTCTGGGCGCTGTTCGGTTCGTTCCCCGGCATCATGGTGATGAGCGTGGCACTGACGAGCAAAGGCAGCAAGCTGGACAAAGGCGGCATGGTCGAAACGTTGACCTTCATGGCGCTGTACATGATCGCCGGTGGTGCCGTGCTGTGTGTGCTGTTCTACCTGACCAAGATCAAAGGCCGTGTGGTCGATGACCTCGTCGTCAACATGGTCGACGTGGGTGAAGAGACCGGTGAGCTGGACACGATGCTCTACAAGGTTGCCGACACCTACGACGAAGAAGTCCGCATCATGACCGATGCACTGACCGCATTGATGGAACCGTTGATGATTGTGTTCCTGGGCGTCGCGGTCGGTTTCATCGTCATTAGTTTGTTCATGCCGTTGGTCGAGTTGATCTCCGGATTGACCTGA
- a CDS encoding GspE/PulE family protein, which yields MAPRRIGQILVDLGFLTDDQLQIVLDEQEQQPGALFGKVAEDMQLITDEQLIQALAEQMGMQTVSLEDAKLEPEVMEKISETMAQLYRCVPVQFEDNTLTIATCDPQNLNIQDELRTFLGFEIRILVATEADVNKTITKYYDSEAESVEKLVAELAEDEELKAAASLLDNEKFNITDAEALADSAPVRKLLNMVLLLAIKDHASDIHFEPFEDEFRIRIKSEGVLYEMVPPPRHLAFAITTRIKVMANLDIAERRMPQDGRIELMVGGHPVDLRVSVLPTIFGESTVMRVLDRSVVNLSLDNVGMNEETMERFRSAIDRPNGIVLVTGPTGSGKTTTLYSSLSELNDISEKLITTEDPVEYDIDGIIQIPIDSDAGVTFASCLRAILRQDPDTILVGEIRDLETAEIAIQAALTGHLVFSTLHTNDSPSTVTRLTDMGIQPFMICATVEAILAQRLVRRICTSCREKTRVSSDLLMELGMTRDEIESTDYFKGVGCEKCNNTGYKGRIALFELMVLNDTIREMIMRNASTDELRDQAQSDGMIILREFGMNLARDGITTLDEIVRETVVDG from the coding sequence ATGGCCCCACGTCGCATCGGACAGATCCTCGTTGACCTCGGTTTCCTCACCGATGATCAACTGCAAATTGTGCTCGACGAACAAGAGCAACAGCCAGGTGCGTTGTTCGGGAAAGTCGCCGAGGACATGCAGTTGATCACCGACGAGCAACTGATCCAGGCGCTCGCCGAACAAATGGGGATGCAAACGGTTTCGCTGGAGGACGCGAAACTGGAACCGGAGGTGATGGAGAAGATCAGCGAAACGATGGCCCAGCTGTATCGCTGCGTTCCGGTGCAGTTCGAAGACAACACGCTGACCATCGCGACTTGCGACCCACAGAACCTGAACATCCAAGACGAACTGCGGACGTTCTTGGGCTTTGAAATTCGGATCCTGGTCGCGACCGAGGCCGACGTTAACAAAACGATCACGAAGTACTACGACAGCGAAGCCGAAAGCGTCGAAAAGCTGGTCGCCGAACTGGCCGAAGACGAGGAACTGAAGGCCGCGGCAAGTCTGCTTGACAACGAGAAGTTCAACATCACCGACGCGGAAGCCTTGGCCGACTCGGCTCCCGTTCGCAAACTGCTCAACATGGTGTTGTTGCTGGCAATCAAGGACCACGCATCGGACATTCACTTCGAACCGTTCGAAGACGAATTCCGCATCCGGATCAAATCCGAAGGCGTGTTGTACGAGATGGTTCCGCCGCCACGTCACCTCGCGTTCGCAATCACGACTCGTATCAAAGTCATGGCGAACCTGGACATCGCCGAACGACGGATGCCGCAAGACGGTCGCATCGAGTTGATGGTCGGTGGTCACCCGGTCGACCTTCGGGTGTCCGTGTTGCCGACCATCTTTGGCGAATCGACGGTCATGCGAGTGTTGGACCGCTCGGTGGTCAACCTGTCGCTGGACAACGTCGGAATGAACGAGGAAACCATGGAGCGTTTCCGTTCGGCGATTGACCGTCCCAACGGCATTGTCTTGGTGACGGGCCCAACGGGTTCGGGCAAGACCACGACCTTGTACTCGTCGCTGTCGGAACTGAACGACATCAGCGAGAAACTGATCACCACCGAAGACCCGGTGGAATACGACATCGACGGCATCATTCAAATTCCGATCGACTCGGACGCGGGCGTGACGTTCGCTTCGTGTTTGCGAGCGATTTTGCGTCAGGATCCGGACACGATCCTGGTCGGGGAAATTCGCGATTTGGAAACGGCCGAAATCGCCATCCAAGCCGCGTTGACCGGTCACTTGGTGTTCAGCACGTTGCACACGAACGATTCTCCCAGCACGGTCACGCGTTTGACCGACATGGGAATCCAGCCCTTCATGATTTGCGCGACGGTCGAAGCCATTTTGGCTCAGCGATTGGTGCGTCGGATCTGCACCAGTTGTCGTGAGAAGACTCGCGTCAGCAGCGATCTGCTGATGGAACTCGGGATGACGCGTGACGAAATCGAGTCCACGGATTACTTCAAAGGTGTCGGCTGCGAGAAGTGCAACAACACGGGATACAAAGGCCGGATCGCGCTGTTCGAGTTGATGGTGCTCAACGACACGATTCGCGAAATGATCATGCGAAACGCCAGCACCGACGAACTGCGTGACCAAGCCCAAAGCGACGGAATGATCATCCTCCGCGAATTCGGAATGAACCTCGCGCGAGACGGCATCACCACCCTCGACGAAATTGTCCGGGAGACCGTCGTCGACGGTTAG